CAGATACATgattgaagaattttttagaataaaaatgaaaaatggtaTGGTCCAAATTCTAGTACCACGTGGATTCATAGCGACTCATACTGAAATCACGATAATTGTGGAAGATGTACAACAAGTGGCATTGTGTGACTTCATTGGAAACTAAAGAATTCTTTTTGGAATGAAGTTCTTTTTGGAATAAAGTACACTATATTTAACCTAATTATCTTTATATATCAAATTCAGTTGAAATTATTATAAAACTTTAACACTGAACAATTTAATGCAAGTTCATTTAGAAATGGTTAAATGATATGAGATGGTTTTTCAAGTTTTACAACCCGAAGCTTCTTGTAGTGCACTATAAAACCGATATCGTGAAGGAACAGAAGTTAAGCAAGCGACAAAAAGATTGGCTTGTTGGTTATTATTGATGAAAAGCCAATGCAAAATGTTCTTCATTCCCCGGAATACCGGGTATATACTACTTAAGAGataatttaaaattgttttctttatttttacttcaaattatttttacacttatgtatatatattttagtaaatATTGGATGCTAGTGGTCATTACGCCAGGAAAGATTATACATTTACCCTATAAATGGCCGTAAAATTCTTGAACAAATTGATGCAATGTTGAGAAAGTAATGATTTAATTACGCTTTATATAACAAATGTTTCAATTAGCtaaattatatatgttaattaattacaatattaatataatttttaaaacatgGCATATGAGACGTTAGGAGTGTCAAATGCATTCAGTGGGGCATATTCAGAAATTTTAATAGCAAAATACCCAAAACAACCTATATTTCAAGAATGTAgtttttatgtattgaaatacgTCAATGATATTGTCGCACGTGCAAATCCTAGCAGATACTTAACCGACgtaaaagctgtaagttttaactattaataatcttatttattatattaataaatattctaatatatatatatactaataaaatatttacttcTTTTTATAGTTTAGGGAGAAGAGATACGATGCAAAAATTGAGTTGTTACCGTTACAGTGACAGTGGATAGAATAATTATTTGTGATGATTCTTTAAGACTTGCAGTGATTCACGAAAGCTTGCAATGATGTTGAATTGTATAAAAAAGAATTTCCTCTATTTCTTTATGTTTAATTAGATACCTTGTAAACTTTTTTCCCTTATTTTTCTATGTTTAGTTAGATAATAACTTGTAAATAATTggactaattttaaaatatttgtgtaatagatttatttagaataatgtatatatatgggtgcactcttaatgggttcatgggtaatattagaaaatttttagtttttttaattaatttttctatttaattagaaaattttctcatttttacattatatgggctgagattggtccatcagctgaaaaaaaaaaataataaaaaaaagttttttgacaaaaaagtgataaaaaaaagttgaattcaacttatatattttttatatagtgtaaaaaagaggtagtttttgatatttttttttaattaagtagctaaattaagcatagaaattcaaatttctcttttattattcgctGTCGGACCAAGATCTAAtcgtttaatatttttaaaattaatatttatagttaaatttgtttattacCTATTAATGGgtatgggtaatacccattaagaagtattccatatatatatttagtatatgattaatttaatttttaattatatgaaattaatatttaatttatataaattaataaaaattaaaatatgtaaaaaataaacaaaaatatttaatattcaaTAGTTTTAGGAAACATCTTCCGGTGTCAGTTATTTGCAAATAACCAACGCCGTAATGAACAAAATAACCCTAATTATCCCCCTATGTCGTAAgtcattttataaataaatgacGACATATGGTCTCCTTATACCATCAGTTAATACGTCCCTCTTACGACATCGCTTGGAACAACATCGGTAGTAAAATTTTCCGAAACCGACACTAAAAATCcttaaaaactgcctctaaaagTTAATTTTCTAGTAGTGACTTCTTTAGGGTAGAGAGTTGCTTCTCAAAGGCTAGTTTATTTGGAATGTGGGAGATGGTAAGTCTATCAGGACTAGCAGTTCCATTACTCATGCCTTCTTCGAGTATTCTAGAGCAAAACTTGTGTGGAAGGAAACTTCCTTCATGCACTTTTATGATTTatctttcgaaaaaaaaaaatacattaaggaATTTCTTCTTAGGGGCTTGGAGAGTTTACCAAAAGAGAAATATAGCCTGTTCTTTGGAATTATGTGGATGATTTGGAATAATAGGAATTCTgctatatttaataaaaaatcttattttaacTTAGGACACAAAAGGCTATGTTGCAAATTTGTTGCAGGGCTATTCTGAGGCCCAGCAAAAGTTCCTCTCCAATAATCTTGTTGCTGCTGGGAGTGTTGAAGATAACTTAGCGAATTCGGTGGACAAAGCTTATTTGCAAACCACCTTGCCTTCACTGGGAAGTTATAAACTGAATGTCAATGCAGCTCTAgacaaaaagaagaaaaagtctCATATTGGGACAGTAGTGAGGGAATGCCACAACAATGTTATTACTGTCCATTCTACCTCAAGAATTTGAGCAGCTTCTCCCTTGTATGCTGAAGCGTAGACACAATACAATGCATTGATGATTTGGTGGTTAGTAGAAAAGTTACCACTCTCCCTCATTGAGATAGATTAGCCTCAGCTTGTTAAGAAAATCAAACATAAGTGAAAAGTTTACTCATCAGTTTcagatttaatttcaaaaaattttgatTCATTGTCTTTTTTTCTAATGTGTCTTTTTTGCATGTATTTGCTCATAATATAAGtagatttttaaagtttagatAAGGAGTTGGGTTGAGAGAGTAGTTTCCGATAGTTAGTCTTTGTTTTGTAACTTGCTCTTTTTAATGGAAGTTGCAAAcactttttaagaaaataaaaaataaaaatagttcattgatcacattatcaTTTCTTGATGGGTTACAATTAAAACTTTGGAGCATATATAGGCACCGACTACTTTGattagtaaaaatatataaatatattatctgtgatgaataaataaaaaaatatttgaatcaCTAATATTATGGGTTAAACTCATTGTgttaacataaaaaataatgtgcgtatttatatataaattcatataAGTAGATCGATATATATACATTGGAGAGAGAGTTAGCTACAAAAGGAGCATACAAAGCTTTCATAGCTCAGTTGGTTAGAGCACCCGTTTAGTAAGCGGGAGGTCTTGAGttcaactctcaatgaaagcaaatttttataatatatctttttaacaaataaaataaaatgatttctcAAGCAACGTTTTGGTATTTTGGACAAATAATACAAGAAATAATTATGTACACAACTAACGTCCATTATAATTGTTATTGGTACAGAAGAATTTAGAATGAGCTGCTGGCCGTCTTACCATAAACAACTTGAACATCCGTCTTTTGTGTTGTCCATGATTGACATATTTTTAAGTTTACAATTCATCACTAATCATCATATATTACAATATATATGATCATCAAATGTATTTAGCCAAACAAAAAATGGATAACATCATTAAGCCCATCTTAATTAACATGCCAGGTGGACAATAGTAAGTCCATAATATTATATTCAAAACAATATTGTATAACTAAATTTAAGTATAATTCATGTGCAGTAATATCCAGTTTTATTTGGCATTATATTGTACCTAATTAGGAATATATTCACTTAATTATGCATAGCCGGCCagaaacaaaagaaaatattgaatATATATCAACTCAATGTCTTAATTTATTTGACTTGGACTAGACTACTTCAATTGATATCTTAATCTCCATATTATGTCTCTCACATGTTCTCTCTATAAAAACCACCTCGTTGTGCTTCTCAAAGCCCAActcaaaattaaacaatttacATACATAAGTAGCTAGTTCTCTCGTCTATACTCTCTATTAAGTACTTCTTATATATTTACAAAGATTAAGTAGGGCACAACAAATGGGCTCTCGAGTGTTGCTATTATTGGTGGCATTGTTTGCCATTGTTTCTTCCATTGCCTTGGCATCTGATCCTAGTTCTCTTCAGGATTTTTGTGTTGCAGCCTCCAACTCTCCtggtaaatatatataataatttcaaCATTTTAAGTTCTAAACTTATTTTTGTATAGCACATTACTGTATTTACTTTTAAGTTTAGTAGGTATAAAACATGTTGTCTTTTGTAATAATGACAAAAAGTAATTAATACAATGTAGTtttaacttgtttttttttcttgtattaTCAACATGGCAGTTCTAGTGAATGGGATTGTATGTAAGGATTCAAAGATGGTGGGGGCCCAAGACTTCTTCTTTAGCGGGCTACAAAAACCTGGAAACACATCAAACGCACTGGGTTCTAGAGTTACTCCTGTTGGTGTAACTCAAATTTCAGGGCTCAACACACTGGGAATTTCCCTAGCTAGAATTGACTATGCCCCCTGGGGAATCAACCCACCACACACACATCCAAGGGCTAGTGAGATTTTGACTGTTATAGAAGGAAGTCTAGAAGTGGGCTTTGTCACATCTAACCCAGACAATCGTCTCATTACAAAAATTCT
This region of Cannabis sativa cultivar Pink pepper isolate KNU-18-1 chromosome 7, ASM2916894v1, whole genome shotgun sequence genomic DNA includes:
- the LOC115697986 gene encoding putative germin-like protein 2-1, giving the protein MGSRVLLLLVALFAIVSSIALASDPSSLQDFCVAASNSPVLVNGIVCKDSKMVGAQDFFFSGLQKPGNTSNALGSRVTPVGVTQISGLNTLGISLARIDYAPWGINPPHTHPRASEILTVIEGSLEVGFVTSNPDNRLITKILQKGDVFVFPVGLIHYQKNVAHGNTIAIAALSSQNAGVITIANAVFGSKPDIPVDILAKAFQLDKTVVVNLQSKF